From the genome of Amycolatopsis sp. NBC_01488, one region includes:
- a CDS encoding acyl-CoA synthetase: MSLFFYLEKGASLNPDAPCLTLDGVSRSYGQVVELAEAVARALRRSGVRPGDKVGILSANDPVAFTCVFGIARAGGVWCPINPRNAADENAELLDLFDCATLIFQPGFEDLVRRIAPKLPKLTTLVRLGDGDGFAPGFEDWLAAARADPAAEAAQPEDVVALVGTGGTTGRPKGVMLTGRNLEAMSAITLMSYPFDGRPVYLALAPLTHAAGVLCFPILARGGEVVIMAKPDVGRFLELIERHGVTHTFLPPTLIYLVLGHEALDRTDLSSLQCFWYGAAPMSTARLTEALARIGPMAQLFGQSEAPMMISTMSPADHRRPDGTVHTGRLASAGRPSPLVTVAILDDGGRPVPQGERGEICVRGSLVMAGYYRNPEATAEASAHGWHHTGDIGFLDDEGFLHIVDRAKDMVITGGFNVYSAEVEQAVMAHDAVRDCAVIGLPDDKWGERVTAVVQLRPGRELDTGELIAFVKDRIGSVKAPKQIEIWPELPRSAVGKVLKADIRATFTDRSTERSKEAVRP, translated from the coding sequence ATGTCTCTGTTCTTCTACCTGGAAAAAGGCGCCTCCCTGAACCCGGATGCGCCTTGCCTGACCCTCGACGGGGTTTCCCGTTCCTACGGCCAAGTGGTCGAGCTGGCCGAGGCCGTCGCCCGTGCCCTGCGGCGCTCCGGCGTGCGGCCCGGGGACAAGGTCGGCATCCTCTCGGCCAACGACCCGGTCGCGTTCACGTGCGTCTTCGGCATCGCCCGCGCGGGTGGGGTGTGGTGCCCGATCAACCCGCGCAACGCGGCGGACGAGAACGCCGAACTCCTGGACCTGTTCGACTGCGCCACCCTGATCTTCCAGCCCGGCTTCGAGGATCTCGTCCGCCGGATCGCCCCGAAGCTCCCGAAGCTGACCACGCTCGTCCGCCTCGGCGACGGCGACGGCTTCGCGCCCGGCTTCGAAGACTGGCTCGCCGCCGCCCGTGCCGATCCCGCCGCCGAAGCCGCGCAGCCCGAAGACGTCGTCGCCCTGGTCGGGACCGGCGGCACGACCGGGCGTCCCAAGGGCGTCATGCTGACCGGCCGCAACCTCGAGGCGATGTCGGCGATCACGCTGATGAGCTACCCCTTCGACGGGCGCCCGGTCTACCTGGCCCTGGCCCCGCTGACGCACGCGGCCGGCGTCCTCTGCTTCCCGATCCTCGCCCGCGGCGGCGAAGTCGTGATCATGGCCAAGCCCGACGTCGGCCGGTTCCTGGAACTGATCGAACGCCACGGCGTCACGCACACGTTCCTGCCCCCGACGCTGATCTACCTGGTGCTCGGCCACGAGGCGCTCGACCGCACGGACCTGTCGTCCCTGCAGTGCTTCTGGTACGGCGCGGCCCCGATGTCGACCGCCCGGCTCACCGAAGCCCTCGCCCGGATCGGCCCGATGGCACAGCTGTTCGGCCAGTCCGAAGCCCCGATGATGATCTCGACGATGTCGCCCGCGGACCACCGCCGACCGGACGGCACTGTCCACACCGGACGGCTGGCCTCGGCCGGAAGGCCGTCGCCACTGGTCACGGTGGCCATCCTCGACGACGGCGGACGGCCCGTCCCGCAGGGTGAACGCGGCGAGATCTGCGTGCGCGGCTCGCTCGTCATGGCCGGCTACTACCGCAACCCCGAGGCGACGGCGGAGGCGTCCGCGCACGGCTGGCACCACACCGGCGACATCGGGTTCCTCGACGACGAAGGCTTCCTCCACATCGTCGACCGCGCCAAGGACATGGTCATCACCGGCGGCTTCAACGTCTACTCCGCCGAGGTCGAGCAGGCGGTGATGGCCCACGACGCCGTGCGCGACTGCGCCGTGATCGGCCTGCCCGACGACAAGTGGGGCGAGCGCGTCACCGCCGTCGTCCAGCTCCGGCCCGGCCGGGAGCTGGACACCGGCGAACTGATCGCGTTCGTCAAGGACCGCATCGGCAGCGTCAAGGCGCCGAAGCAGATCGAGATCTGGCCGGAGCTGCCGCGCTCAGCGGTCGGCAAGGTCCTCAAAGCCGACATCCGCGCCACCTTCACCGACCGCAGCACCGAACGCAGCAAGGAGGCTGTCCGACCATGA
- a CDS encoding LLM class flavin-dependent oxidoreductase, with translation MKLALYLPNFRDKVTVRELEDLTALAEDLDFDSVWTLDRIIVPEASDRGEMQYPFGMLAEMGRQLPVSSRGEFLQGMPLLPWLAAKTSKVRIGMSIIDTPYRSPGVLAAELATIDHLSGGRLNVAVGSGWMPEEFAAASAAHIFPKRHKHVRETIEIMQGIWTNEVFEYHGEFADFEPAGFGAKPVQKPHPPIFFSGLKDAKRSASRIAKYGLSGWIGIQDSPEDIQRWRTEIQRELDHLDTQRSVDDLEIASMIWFVITDQDMDQSPMGKGTNLLVGSEAQITDQLKRYREAGLTMPFLWPPFQDVPVAKTLDDMKRLKEEILPKIEAM, from the coding sequence ATGAAACTCGCGCTGTACCTGCCGAACTTCCGGGACAAGGTGACCGTCCGGGAGCTCGAAGACCTCACCGCACTCGCCGAAGACCTCGACTTCGACTCCGTCTGGACGCTCGACCGGATCATCGTGCCGGAGGCCTCGGACCGAGGGGAAATGCAGTACCCCTTCGGGATGCTGGCCGAAATGGGCCGGCAACTCCCGGTGAGCTCGCGGGGTGAGTTCCTCCAAGGCATGCCCCTGCTGCCCTGGCTCGCCGCGAAGACCTCGAAGGTCCGGATCGGCATGAGCATCATCGACACGCCGTACCGTTCCCCCGGCGTGCTCGCCGCGGAGCTGGCCACCATCGATCACCTCTCGGGCGGCAGGCTCAACGTCGCCGTCGGCTCCGGCTGGATGCCGGAAGAGTTCGCCGCCGCCAGCGCCGCGCACATCTTTCCGAAGCGGCACAAGCACGTGCGCGAAACCATCGAGATCATGCAGGGCATCTGGACCAACGAGGTCTTCGAGTACCACGGCGAGTTCGCCGATTTCGAGCCGGCCGGATTCGGGGCGAAGCCGGTCCAGAAGCCGCACCCGCCGATCTTCTTCAGCGGCCTCAAGGACGCGAAGCGCTCGGCGAGCCGCATCGCGAAGTACGGCCTGTCGGGCTGGATCGGGATCCAGGACTCGCCCGAGGACATCCAGCGGTGGCGCACCGAGATCCAGCGCGAGCTCGACCACCTCGACACCCAGCGCTCGGTCGACGACCTCGAGATCGCCAGCATGATCTGGTTCGTCATCACCGACCAGGACATGGACCAGAGTCCCATGGGCAAGGGCACCAACCTGCTCGTCGGGTCGGAAGCGCAGATCACCGACCAGCTCAAGCGGTACCGGGAAGCCGGCCTGACGATGCCGTTCCTGTGGCCGCCCTTCCAGGACGTCCCGGTGGCGAAGACGCTCGACGACATGAAGCGCCTGAAGGAAGAAATCCTGCCCAAGATCGAAGCGATGTGA
- a CDS encoding TetR/AcrR family transcriptional regulator, with protein MTSPAAVRRRTRVDKFEDRRRELADAALLALADLGYARTSLRTIAEHTKFSHGLLHYYFADKVELITYCVRRYKAACVKRYEGGVGEAATPDELAAACADGLAVALADAPLLHRLWYDLRSQSLFEEAFRDDVAEIDDSLQDMIWRNVRAYADLTGAEPTCTPPEAYALFDGLFQQALQRHLVGAEEALDDLRRGVRRLFPRLVG; from the coding sequence GTGACCAGCCCAGCCGCCGTGCGGCGCCGGACCCGCGTCGACAAGTTCGAGGACCGCCGCCGCGAACTCGCCGACGCGGCCCTGCTCGCCCTGGCCGACCTCGGCTACGCCCGCACGAGCCTGCGCACGATCGCCGAGCACACGAAGTTCTCCCACGGGCTGCTGCACTACTACTTCGCCGACAAGGTCGAGCTGATCACCTACTGCGTGCGCCGGTACAAGGCCGCGTGCGTGAAGCGCTACGAAGGCGGCGTCGGCGAGGCGGCCACGCCGGACGAGCTGGCCGCCGCGTGCGCGGACGGGCTGGCGGTGGCGCTCGCCGACGCCCCGCTGCTGCACCGGCTCTGGTACGACCTGCGCTCGCAGTCCCTGTTCGAGGAAGCCTTCCGCGACGACGTCGCCGAGATCGACGACAGCCTGCAGGACATGATCTGGCGCAACGTCCGGGCGTACGCGGACCTGACGGGCGCCGAGCCGACGTGCACGCCGCCCGAGGCGTACGCCCTGTTCGACGGCTTGTTCCAGCAGGCGCTGCAGCGTCACCTCGTCGGCGCGGAAGAAGCACTCGACGACCTGCGCCGCGGCGTTCGCCGGCTGTTCCCCCGCCTGGTCGGCTGA
- a CDS encoding ABC transporter permease subunit, whose product MNDAIRHVDLTLAAVALAVLVGLTLGLLTYRRRWLGSLATTTTAAFLTIPSIALLGILIGPFGLGLTNVLCALVLYALLPITRNTIVGLRGVDPAVVDAAHGMGLGRARVLWRVRLPLAWPVILSGIRVSTQITIGIAAIGAYVKGPGLGNEIFDGLGRFGSVNSLNQVLTGTLGIVVLALLFDLAFVVVGKLTTWRRPRPLGGEATAEPAATGGQAIELTDVSKHYPGQARPAVDRLSLRIPAGEIVVLTGPSGCGKTTTMRMINRLVEPTAGTVTIGGTDVTALDIDEHRRHTGYVIQQVGLFPHLRVDANIGVVPRVLGWTRRRVAGRVRELLDVVGLTREHGLRFPRELSGGQQQRVGVARAMAADPPVLLMDEPFGSTDPITRARLQDEFLRLQREVRKTIVFVTHDFDEALKLGDRIAVLRPRSQVAQYDTPQAILAAPADDYVASFAGSRRNLKRLALIPVSDLDLQPVTTPDGLPSIPRGATLRDALDAMVRTGRTEVVVTEDGTALGVCDVPGLVAALAPAEEAPAPAKAPAPPAPDSVAPSRPRRRRLGLLVRPVLIALALLALFLLVRAQPLDSIEQRYLNAGEIFAELGAHLRLTLISTVCTIAIALPLGVLLTRPGARWVRPIGLGLGNLGQAIPSIGLVVLLALWIGTGTATAVAALVVYATLPVLRNTMVGLDGVDPTLVDAARGMGMTKTAILRRIELPLAVPVILAGIRTALVLTVASATLATFIDGGGLGGGLVAGIGLYRPILSLTFGIVVAALALSADWLGLVAEEVLHPRGL is encoded by the coding sequence GTGAACGACGCGATCCGCCACGTGGATCTCACCCTCGCGGCGGTGGCGCTGGCCGTGCTGGTCGGGCTGACGCTCGGCCTGCTCACCTACCGGCGGCGGTGGCTCGGCTCGCTGGCGACCACGACGACCGCGGCGTTCCTGACCATCCCGTCGATCGCGCTGCTGGGCATCCTGATCGGCCCGTTCGGGCTCGGGCTGACGAACGTGCTGTGCGCACTGGTGCTCTACGCGCTCCTGCCGATCACGCGCAACACGATCGTCGGCCTGCGCGGCGTCGACCCGGCCGTGGTGGACGCGGCGCACGGCATGGGCCTCGGCCGCGCCCGGGTGCTGTGGCGGGTGCGGCTGCCGTTGGCCTGGCCGGTGATCCTCTCCGGCATCCGCGTCTCGACGCAGATCACCATCGGCATCGCCGCCATCGGCGCGTACGTCAAGGGGCCCGGCCTCGGCAACGAGATCTTCGACGGGCTCGGCCGGTTCGGCTCGGTCAACTCGCTGAACCAGGTGCTGACCGGGACCCTCGGGATCGTCGTGCTGGCGCTGCTGTTCGACCTGGCGTTCGTGGTGGTCGGCAAGCTGACGACGTGGCGGCGTCCGCGGCCACTGGGCGGGGAGGCGACGGCGGAACCGGCCGCGACCGGTGGCCAGGCGATCGAGCTGACCGACGTCAGCAAGCACTACCCCGGTCAGGCGCGGCCCGCGGTCGACCGCCTCTCGCTGCGGATCCCGGCGGGCGAGATCGTCGTGCTGACCGGCCCGTCGGGGTGTGGCAAGACGACCACCATGCGGATGATCAACCGGCTGGTCGAGCCCACCGCGGGCACCGTCACGATCGGCGGCACCGACGTGACGGCGCTCGACATCGACGAGCACCGGCGCCACACCGGGTACGTCATCCAGCAGGTCGGGCTCTTCCCGCACCTGCGCGTGGACGCCAACATCGGCGTGGTGCCGCGCGTGCTCGGCTGGACCCGGCGCCGCGTCGCCGGCCGCGTGCGCGAGCTGCTCGACGTCGTCGGCCTGACCCGCGAGCACGGCCTGCGGTTCCCGCGCGAGCTGTCCGGTGGCCAGCAGCAGCGCGTCGGCGTGGCGCGGGCGATGGCCGCGGACCCGCCGGTGCTGCTGATGGACGAGCCGTTCGGCTCCACCGACCCGATCACCCGCGCCCGGCTGCAGGACGAGTTCCTGCGCCTGCAACGGGAAGTGCGCAAGACGATCGTGTTCGTCACGCACGACTTCGACGAGGCGCTCAAGCTGGGCGACCGGATCGCCGTGCTGCGCCCGCGTTCGCAGGTCGCGCAGTACGACACGCCCCAGGCGATCCTCGCCGCACCGGCCGACGACTACGTCGCGTCCTTCGCCGGCTCGCGGCGGAACCTGAAGCGGCTCGCGCTGATCCCGGTGTCGGACCTGGACCTGCAGCCGGTGACCACCCCGGACGGCCTGCCGTCGATCCCGCGCGGGGCCACCCTGCGGGACGCGCTCGACGCGATGGTGCGCACCGGCCGCACCGAGGTCGTGGTCACCGAGGACGGCACCGCACTGGGCGTGTGCGACGTGCCCGGCCTGGTCGCGGCGCTGGCGCCCGCCGAAGAAGCGCCCGCGCCGGCGAAAGCGCCCGCTCCGCCGGCTCCGGACAGCGTCGCGCCGTCCCGGCCGCGGCGACGCCGGCTCGGCCTGCTGGTCCGGCCGGTGCTCATCGCCCTCGCGCTGCTGGCGCTCTTCCTGCTCGTGCGCGCGCAGCCGCTCGACTCGATCGAGCAGCGCTACCTCAACGCCGGCGAAATCTTCGCCGAGCTGGGCGCGCACCTGCGGCTCACGCTGATCTCGACGGTGTGCACCATCGCGATCGCCCTCCCGCTCGGCGTCCTGCTCACCCGCCCCGGCGCCCGCTGGGTCCGCCCGATCGGCCTCGGGCTGGGCAACCTCGGCCAGGCGATCCCGTCGATCGGGCTCGTCGTGCTGCTCGCCCTGTGGATCGGCACGGGCACCGCGACGGCGGTCGCCGCGCTGGTCGTCTACGCGACGTTGCCGGTGCTGCGCAACACGATGGTCGGGCTCGACGGCGTCGACCCGACCCTCGTCGACGCCGCCCGCGGCATGGGCATGACGAAGACGGCGATCCTCCGGCGGATCGAGCTGCCGCTGGCCGTCCCGGTGATCCTCGCCGGGATCCGCACGGCGCTGGTGCTCACCGTCGCGAGCGCGACGCTGGCGACGTTCATCGACGGCGGCGGTCTCGGCGGCGGGCTCGTCGCCGGGATCGGGCTGTACCGCCCGATCCTGAGCCTGACCTTCGGCATCGTCGTCGCCGCGCTGGCGCTGTCCGCCGACTGGCTGGGCCTGGTCGCCGAGGAGGTCCTGCACCCGCGCGGACTGTGA
- a CDS encoding helix-turn-helix transcriptional regulator, translated as MASVAGQRGPFVGRRWESRLLGRVTDHGSARVVVGEPGIGKTALLDHLADRAPHRVVRVRGSRAETKLAYAATAQLFGEFSAYFASVPPAQRRALEIALALDDGPAPGALAVCAGALGVLGAVAGREPLLVLVDDLQWVDRQSRRLLAYLGRRLDRERVALVMAVRDEPGSAAEPPDLPAVRLAGFDRADGRRLARADGFLAPDHEVDAIVDASGGNPLAVVATLSRLTTTADRHPDLVLEVGASVLPAWRGVLARLPDRTRRALAVLAVAGPAEPAAIEAALAALGLSLRDVVPRERLGLVTTAVGGLLRLRHRLLGPVLLAATTASARQAVFEALTTHARREQQAWYQSFAVTGPADELAARLAGLARETADPAAAARFLRRAADLTADPRRRALRLLSAAAGALRAGQGEQAASWCREAVSLRDDPAFLAAAAGRGARGLTLAGQHRQAFDELAGAASWLARRDPARAAKLLCEATGPAMVLGEARLACVAVTEAESLAGVPLPAAARPAAAAARVMHGLPGGELPPPEQVGDPAALVWLALAQLWTERPEPARTAINAALCRLRRGRSPALLAVALAVRSDLGFRTGGWAAARADAVESVAVAGRTPPNGVVAFGLLALARLEAARGKQDRCAELLARSRQEAGPFGVDLRLLLEPAVRGLAALTAGEPGTAVEPLESAWAHAEAGGVGNPAVVPFVADLAEAHARCGNPGRAREVVAWLEERATGAGLRGPLSAAWRCRGLLATEVAAATAAFGTAREAGDVRTAPFEYARTLLCEGEALRRLRRPAAARPALRLAVDVFEGLGAGTWAARAAAELSAAGDRPRSGPLATDVLTPQQLRIASLVAAGHNNAEAAEALFLSRKTVEAHLTQVYRKLGVHSRTQLTNALNGRGDHGGLPDGRAPQSRESPDAAGGPRPAEFG; from the coding sequence GTGGCGTCGGTGGCGGGGCAGCGCGGGCCGTTCGTCGGCAGGCGGTGGGAAAGCCGGCTGCTCGGCCGGGTGACCGACCACGGTTCGGCGCGGGTCGTCGTCGGGGAGCCGGGGATCGGCAAGACCGCGCTGCTGGACCACCTCGCCGACCGCGCGCCGCACCGGGTGGTGCGGGTGCGCGGGAGCCGGGCCGAAACCAAACTCGCCTACGCCGCCACCGCGCAGCTGTTCGGCGAGTTCTCTGCGTACTTCGCGAGCGTGCCGCCCGCGCAGCGGCGCGCCCTGGAGATCGCCCTCGCCCTCGACGACGGCCCGGCGCCGGGCGCCCTCGCCGTGTGCGCCGGGGCCCTCGGCGTGCTGGGCGCGGTGGCCGGCCGCGAACCGCTGCTGGTGCTGGTGGACGACCTGCAGTGGGTCGACCGGCAGTCCCGGCGGCTGCTGGCCTACCTCGGGCGCCGGCTGGACCGCGAGCGGGTCGCGCTCGTCATGGCCGTGCGCGACGAACCCGGCTCGGCCGCCGAACCGCCGGATCTGCCTGCCGTGCGGCTGGCCGGGTTCGACCGCGCCGACGGCCGCCGCCTGGCCCGGGCCGACGGATTCCTCGCCCCGGACCACGAAGTGGACGCGATCGTCGACGCGTCCGGCGGCAACCCGCTGGCGGTCGTGGCGACGCTGAGCCGGCTGACCACGACGGCCGACCGGCACCCCGACCTCGTGCTCGAAGTGGGGGCTTCGGTGCTGCCCGCCTGGCGCGGCGTGCTCGCCCGCCTGCCGGACCGGACCCGCCGCGCGCTGGCCGTGCTGGCCGTCGCCGGGCCGGCGGAACCGGCGGCGATCGAGGCGGCACTGGCCGCACTGGGGCTGTCGCTGCGCGACGTCGTGCCCCGCGAGCGGCTGGGGCTGGTGACCACGGCCGTCGGCGGGCTGCTGCGGCTGCGGCACCGGCTGCTCGGCCCGGTGCTGCTGGCCGCCACGACGGCGTCGGCGCGGCAGGCGGTCTTCGAAGCGCTGACCACGCACGCGCGGCGGGAGCAGCAGGCCTGGTACCAGTCGTTCGCGGTGACCGGGCCGGCGGACGAGCTGGCGGCCCGGCTGGCCGGCCTGGCCAGGGAGACCGCCGATCCGGCCGCCGCGGCCCGGTTCCTGCGGCGCGCGGCCGACCTGACCGCCGACCCGCGCCGGCGGGCGCTGCGCCTGCTCTCGGCCGCCGCGGGTGCACTGCGGGCCGGCCAGGGCGAGCAAGCGGCGTCGTGGTGCCGTGAAGCCGTGTCGCTGCGCGACGATCCGGCGTTCCTCGCGGCCGCGGCCGGGCGCGGCGCGCGGGGGCTGACGCTCGCCGGGCAGCACCGGCAGGCGTTCGACGAACTGGCCGGAGCGGCGTCCTGGCTCGCGCGGCGGGACCCGGCGCGGGCGGCGAAGCTGCTGTGCGAAGCGACCGGACCCGCCATGGTGCTGGGGGAGGCGCGCCTCGCCTGCGTGGCCGTCACCGAGGCCGAGTCGCTGGCCGGGGTCCCGCTGCCCGCCGCCGCGCGGCCGGCCGCCGCGGCCGCCCGCGTCATGCACGGACTGCCGGGCGGCGAGCTCCCGCCGCCCGAGCAGGTCGGCGACCCGGCGGCACTGGTGTGGCTGGCACTGGCGCAGCTGTGGACGGAACGGCCGGAACCGGCCAGGACGGCGATCAACGCCGCGCTCTGCCGGCTGCGCCGCGGGCGCTCGCCCGCGCTGCTGGCCGTCGCCTTGGCCGTGCGCAGTGATCTCGGCTTCCGCACCGGCGGCTGGGCCGCCGCGCGGGCGGACGCCGTCGAGTCCGTCGCCGTGGCCGGCCGGACCCCGCCGAACGGCGTGGTCGCGTTCGGGCTGCTGGCACTGGCCCGGCTGGAAGCGGCGAGGGGGAAGCAGGACCGGTGCGCGGAGCTCCTGGCCCGCAGCCGCCAGGAAGCCGGCCCCTTCGGCGTCGACCTGCGGCTGCTGCTGGAGCCGGCCGTGCGTGGTCTCGCCGCGCTGACCGCCGGCGAACCGGGCACGGCCGTCGAGCCACTGGAGTCGGCCTGGGCGCACGCCGAAGCCGGCGGCGTGGGCAACCCGGCCGTCGTCCCGTTCGTGGCCGACCTCGCCGAGGCGCACGCCCGGTGCGGGAATCCCGGCCGGGCGCGGGAAGTCGTGGCCTGGCTGGAGGAACGCGCGACCGGCGCGGGCCTTCGGGGCCCGCTGTCGGCAGCGTGGCGCTGCCGGGGCCTGCTGGCCACCGAGGTGGCCGCCGCGACGGCCGCGTTCGGGACCGCCCGCGAGGCGGGCGACGTCCGGACGGCCCCGTTCGAATACGCCAGAACCCTGCTGTGCGAAGGAGAAGCGCTCCGGCGGCTGCGAAGACCCGCCGCCGCCCGACCGGCGCTGCGCCTCGCGGTGGACGTGTTCGAGGGCCTCGGCGCGGGTACCTGGGCCGCTCGTGCGGCCGCCGAGCTGTCCGCCGCCGGCGACCGCCCGAGGTCCGGTCCGCTCGCGACGGACGTGCTGACGCCGCAGCAGCTGCGCATCGCGAGCCTCGTGGCGGCCGGCCACAACAACGCGGAGGCGGCCGAAGCGCTGTTCCTGTCCCGGAAAACGGTGGAAGCCCACCTCACGCAGGTCTACCGCAAGCTCGGCGTCCACTCCCGCACCCAGCTCACGAACGCCCTGAACGGCCGCGGCGACCACGGTGGGCTCCCGGACGGGCGCGCGCCGCAGTCGAGGGAGTCACCCGATGCCGCCGGGGGTCCCCGCCCGGCAGAGTTCGGGTGA
- a CDS encoding SDR family NAD(P)-dependent oxidoreductase — MSELEGKRVFVTGSGAGIGKAIAALFTERGARVVVSDLNADAAKQAAEEIGAAGVANCDVTDEAQVQSAIQQAVDLLGGLDVLVNNAGIEVASPLLKQSTESFDKIFAVNVRGTFVTMKAATPHLMESKGNIVNIASIAGIGGSPLLGSYCATKAAVIQLTRVAAVEMRPAGIRVNAVCPGFADTAMVERLVPDFEAATQVPFGDLVAAKQGRLGTPQDIAEVAAFLASDRATWITGSHYVLDGGLTASLV, encoded by the coding sequence ATGTCCGAACTCGAGGGAAAGCGCGTCTTCGTCACCGGGTCCGGCGCGGGGATCGGCAAGGCGATCGCGGCGCTGTTCACCGAACGCGGTGCCCGGGTCGTGGTCAGCGACCTGAACGCCGACGCGGCCAAGCAGGCGGCCGAAGAGATCGGCGCCGCCGGTGTCGCGAACTGCGACGTCACGGACGAGGCTCAGGTCCAGTCGGCCATCCAGCAGGCGGTCGACCTCCTCGGCGGTCTCGACGTGCTGGTCAACAACGCCGGGATCGAGGTCGCGTCGCCGCTGCTGAAGCAGTCCACGGAGAGCTTCGACAAGATCTTCGCGGTCAACGTGCGCGGCACGTTCGTGACGATGAAGGCGGCGACCCCGCACCTGATGGAGTCGAAGGGCAACATCGTCAACATCGCTTCGATCGCGGGCATCGGCGGCAGCCCGCTGCTCGGCTCCTACTGCGCGACCAAGGCGGCGGTCATCCAGCTCACCCGCGTCGCGGCGGTCGAGATGCGCCCGGCCGGGATCCGCGTCAACGCGGTCTGCCCGGGCTTCGCGGACACCGCGATGGTCGAGCGCCTGGTCCCCGACTTCGAGGCGGCGACCCAGGTCCCGTTCGGCGACCTCGTCGCGGCGAAGCAGGGGCGCCTGGGCACCCCGCAGGACATCGCGGAGGTGGCGGCGTTCCTGGCGTCCGACCGCGCGACGTGGATCACCGGCAGCCACTACGTCCTCGACGGCGGGTTGACCGCGTCGCTCGTGTGA
- a CDS encoding PfkB family carbohydrate kinase translates to MTGRLVHTGQAVVDLVMRVEALPPPGGDVLASDVRFTAGGGFTVLAAAARAGAEVVYAGEHGTGRFGDLVRDALAAEGVELVQPPVTPDTGVCVVLVDAAGERTFITETGAEGTLTAEHLHRVRLRAGDLVYVTGYSLVREANRDALLEWLPSAAGHRVLLDPGPLAADVSAGVWRAVLPHVDILTCNAAEAAVLSTVDGVGGVPVRITRVGAAGCDVVARGTTVRVPGFPVEPVDTNGAGDAHAGVLAAELLRGAPVLVAAGRANAAAAIAVQRYGPATAPSRAEVDELLAATRR, encoded by the coding sequence ATGACCGGCCGGCTCGTTCACACGGGACAGGCCGTCGTGGACCTCGTGATGCGGGTCGAGGCGCTGCCGCCGCCGGGTGGTGACGTGCTCGCCTCGGACGTCCGCTTCACCGCGGGCGGCGGCTTCACCGTGCTGGCCGCCGCGGCCCGGGCCGGCGCGGAGGTCGTCTACGCGGGGGAGCACGGCACCGGGCGCTTCGGCGACCTCGTCCGCGACGCGCTGGCGGCCGAGGGCGTCGAGCTGGTCCAGCCGCCGGTCACGCCGGACACCGGGGTGTGCGTCGTGCTGGTCGACGCGGCGGGCGAGCGGACGTTCATCACCGAGACCGGCGCCGAGGGCACCCTCACGGCCGAGCACCTGCACCGGGTGCGGTTGCGGGCCGGGGACCTGGTGTACGTCACCGGGTACAGCCTCGTCCGGGAGGCCAACCGGGACGCGCTGCTCGAGTGGCTGCCGTCGGCCGCGGGCCACCGCGTGCTGCTGGACCCGGGGCCGCTCGCGGCCGACGTCTCCGCCGGCGTCTGGCGGGCGGTGCTGCCGCACGTGGACATCCTCACCTGCAACGCCGCCGAGGCCGCCGTGCTGTCCACTGTGGACGGAGTCGGTGGCGTCCCGGTGCGGATCACCCGCGTCGGCGCGGCCGGCTGCGACGTCGTGGCGCGGGGGACGACCGTGCGCGTCCCGGGCTTCCCCGTCGAGCCGGTGGACACCAACGGCGCCGGGGACGCGCACGCGGGTGTGCTGGCGGCGGAGCTGCTGCGCGGGGCGCCGGTCCTCGTGGCGGCGGGACGCGCGAACGCCGCCGCGGCGATCGCCGTCCAGCGGTACGGTCCGGCCACGGCTCCTTCGCGCGCGGAGGTCGACGAACTCCTGGCGGCGACGCGGCGCTGA